In the Pelmatolapia mariae isolate MD_Pm_ZW linkage group LG10_11, Pm_UMD_F_2, whole genome shotgun sequence genome, GATCCGATGGCAGAAAACCTTCAGCAACTTTGCCggattgatttttcttttgatcCTTTGAGGACACGGCTTACACAGTGCAGGAAATGGAACAAGACACCagattggggaaaaaaagccacgTACTGTACTTTCTCCCTCCACTTTAACCCAGAGACATGAGCTGCTTCTCGCTGcattatttaaaagaaatgatCAGTAATCAAAAAGTTATTGCTTAAATGCAGTAATAagcaacaaatacaaaaaagtccACATAGATAAACATTAGCCTTTTCTGATTGGACACCGCTCTCAGTGACGCACAACCATATTTGCAGAAGAATAGATCTATTTAGTGATGTCACATTCATTTGTTTGGAGATAAGTCATCGTTTGGATTAAAAGACTAGCCCACTTTTGCCAAGCAAGCTTTTGCCATGCTGGATATTGCAAAAATTTAATTTcttatgtaaaataaaaattatacaggaaacaggaaggaaACAGTAAAGTTTTGTTTTAAGACAATTAAATCCACCAAAGTCTACTTGAAATCTCATTTATGTCCTGATAATCAAATTACATTAGTCACCTATCTTAGCACACAGGTGTAATCAGAGACTAAAAATGGATGGACATCAATGCAGAAGTGACTTAAAACGTCAGCAGGGGTCACCGCTAATTTTACCAATTCTCCTGAGTAAAATGCTTTTGCGCTGTTAGACCAGCTGAGAGTTAAATGGGATCAAAAGGACCACTACGCAATCTTTAATTTAACTTAAAGGAGCCACTGATGCTGCAGGTTTTTAAATATCACCAAGAAGCTCAGCCAACTCATATCTTGAGTCTAAGTATATACCTTTACAGGTAAATGTTTTTGGTGtaataaataaaggaaacacAGAATTCCAATTAAACATTAATAGGACTTCCACAATGACTTTTCTCTACCACACTACTGATAGAGTTACCCTGACCATGAAAAATCAGGCTGCGTCTGGCTCTATATTATTGCAAACAGGCAAATTATGAaaatattgtatatattttttttgtttgttggatTGGAGATGATATGAAATGTCAAATGTGAGTTGGTCTTGATAACCACCCAAAGGTACACACACTTGCACCACTAATATGCCAAAAACTACTACTAGTGTCAAATTTATATTCCCTCTGTCATCACATCCTGAAGCAGCATCAGAATAGTCATTTTTGGGTcatgtaaaaacaaatcaaagggCGCTGTGTCAGCCCCTATCAGACTTACTTTGACATGCTGTACGGTGCTCTAATTGCATTCACCGCACTGTTCTTCTCTGACGCTTCCATAACTGGAGCAACATGCAGGGAATTTCTGTTCTTTTATTCTCATCGCTAAACAGAAGACAGTTTTATGATACAATGAGCACTCTATTTGAAGCGTGCTGATGCTGAACTCCTAATCCAATGCATCTGTTTCTCTCTAAAGCAGAAGCAACATCTGGATGCAACATATGCTGCACTTAAAATGCAAATCAGTAGAAACCCACATTGTGTTTACATACAGACAATGATGAAATTTAGAGCTCCAAGGCAGCTAAAGTGTCTCTCAAACACAATCTGGCAACCAGAGCATTTTTAGGGCAAGTAGACAAATTTAactgacaataaaacacaatttattcATCATTGTCTGTTGGCggatgctgtaaaaaaaaaagaagaagaaaaaaaagatacagaTGCCATATACAAACCAGACTGGGAGCATTTTAAACTGACATTCCTCTTTTAATTGAATTACAATGCTGGTGAAACCCATTCAGCCTGCAGCGGACCAAGACAAATCATCTTGTCTGGCAGCTCTTAGACATTATCCCGATGTCACCCTGTGTGCTCCACATACTGTATGCGAGACACTCATACATACTGTACAAACAGCTGCAGTGCTGCACTATGAATGCCTTTCTGAGCATCACATTTACACTGGTAAAAGTGATACAAATGCACAAAAGGGGAGAAGGTGATGCTTCTTGTTTCTGCATTGTTCAGACACTCATCAACTTAGGCCGCTCACGACTTTGCTTGTTTGTTATAGTTGTATAGTTTCCTTAGGCTTTCTGTAACTTTCATTTTTCCTACTTTTTATTGTCCTTGTATCCAGAGTGCAAACCTTTATATTTCAAATGTCTGTCTGAAAGGGCTTTGGAGACATGTAGTGCATGATTTTTGTCTTTGTAGAAGCgttcatttacatttattttactgcaggaaaatgtttaaattcGTGCCAACCTGACCTCCTTTGCATCAGGACcaggtgaaaaataaaaaagcatgcAGGTGTTTGTTCAAAATGTGTCAGTGAAGTGTCCTTTCTTTGGGATACATTCATGGCAGGTCTCACATGACATAGCTGTGTTCTTGTCCTTTTTTGACTGGGTTGAAGTGTGAAAAATCTGGATTTAAAcccaaataaaataattattttgggTTGTTTGGTTATAATTTTATAGATTCTGTCAAACAATATGCAAATCTACAGGCTGCATGTTCAGAATTTGTTAGTTTGCGCTTCTGCAGAAACAGGAAATTGCATAAAAATCCTGCGATGATGTCAAATTAGaactgaaaagaaataaaacaagttgCAGTGCATTAAGGAAAacattcatgtttgtttttaatttcaagTATTTTTCTGGAACCACTagtatttttccttcttttttatgGAAAAGTGTCTCATCTCATTCTGACCCAGCACTAGCAAAGAGCTAGTGCGCCACCAGGTGGATAAAGTCTTGCATATACTCTTGTAGGAAGCTCACAAAGGTTGGGACACAATTTTCTCAAGTTATAAACGCTTGATCAGTTTTGAAGCACAGATTCTGTTTGGCCTTTGGTTTTTTAccttaaatgtttcagttttattctctttgtttttattataatcCTTAAAATAAATCCACCCATGTGTGAGAGCTAAACTTCTCCTTCCAAAGACAAATCTACTGTCTCAACAACCACAAAAGTGTGAGAGAGGTCAAACTGCTCGAACCGCTCTGGATCACAGTTTCTGTGCAGACCGGTCAAGCTCTTTCACATCAAACTGGGAAATTATCAGCAATAAAAGTTCAGCGGGTGTCCCATTGTAAGTTATGGAAAGCTATGCATTGAGAAAGATAGGAGATGATCTTCATCCAGTCTGTTCCACCTCCTCAATATAACACGAAGGATGTAATGTCAGCCTCCTGAAACCAGTTTACTTTTCACAGTGATGGCCTTTAAATGtctaaaaacaatttaaacttTATCTAAACATACAAGAGAAAGGCCTCTCATCGCCTGGGTGGACCTTCATCACACCTCAAATGAAGTCCAAATGAAACCATGGGGACTTTATCCATGCTAAAGAGGAGAATGAAGCACATGATCAACCCCTGGAACAAACCTCACCTAAAAGTATGTTTTCCTCAAGGCCCTGCATGTTTGGGTCCTGTCGTATCTTAAAGGCATCATATTATCCACTAAAGTACTTTTCTCTCAGACTGGTTCAGTAGAAACCCCAAAAGATCTTTAACACCATCTCTATGTATAATTATGGCAGGTTTAGGTGACCCTGAACTAGTCCTTAATTTATAGGCTCAGGCTACTAGGGGACAGCTATGATGGACTGATGATTTCTTCACCTCTTTCCACTCCCCTTGTGTTCACATGTTACTGCTGTATGTCATTAACTGTAATGTATTCTGTTTTTCGGTTGGTTTTATCCTCTTTTAAGCTTGTGGTCTTTTTTCTGTTCTAGTGGCCCAGCTGAAAACTAAAGGGGGAAGGAGCATTTGCAGTCAGGGCTCAGAGGGTTGGGAAGAGCCGGTCTGTGGAAATCAGGTCAGTCGACTTGTTCGCTTCTACTCAACcttgtttctgccactgaaaacaaacaaaacaacaatttgTGCCAACCTAGAGTCAAAATGTCAGATTCCTATTTCAAAACTGTAACTTTTGGAAAAAATGACTTAAAGGTTGACTTAAAAAGAATATACCTTCAAATTTTGAGTCATACAAGTGTGGtgtgtattgtcaacatataTCGCATTTGATCTGggatctgaaggtcaaagtttTATCCTTAAAACTGCACCTAAAATTCTCCCGTTTTCACTTTTGCAGTTCAGATGTGCCTTTCTTTCAAGCTGACCCCAAAATGTGTGACATCTTTAAAGAAAGGATTGTCATGAGCTGCCTAGTTAGAGATATACTGTAGTCTATTACATAATAACTTATTCATGTCagtatttacaaatcaatacccATTATCCATTACCTACTCCTACATATgtttatataatcaaaataaacatAAGTCATGCTACCCTAAAGTAAATACTGGCCACAGAGTGAGCTGCCTTGGCAAAGGTTTGCGATCTCGGAGTGCTTCCTGTTACTACTGCTTTATTCTCTTGcccttgtaaagcactttgtactGTGGAatttgaaaagtgctttataagaTAAAGACTTTCTTTTGACATTCATCTGTTAAACAGATTCATATAAACTGATTGAGCGTGTGGGTGCATATAACCATTACAgaccttttttcctttaatgttCCCGCTCTACTTCATAGATATAAACTATTAAACTGTGACCAGCCTGCCCTAAACTCCTTCCTTCTTTTAGAGTGGATAACGGGGTGCGAGCCACACTGATGCTGCCGGTTTGTGAAGTCTCCAGACACTCGTCTCccttgtgattttatttttcccctACCTCACCTCACACCTACATGCACATTTCTCCACTGAGCCGTGCCCTCACACATCACTGATTTTGCTTTTTAGAAGCAGatgcatttaatcattttatttcttgACATTAATCTCCTTTGTGTTCCTCCTTCTTGAAAAGACTCATGAAATCGTGAGCTCTTTTAAAACATGTCTCTACTTTATACACAcctttgcagcatttttttgtACCCTCAGCGATACATAACTTATTGAAAGCAAATCTtaatcacaaaaacacagaacactCAAACGATGAgggtaaaaacaaaaagcccacttttgttgttttcttttttgctttttaaatacaGGATGTACTGTACAGTATGCACAAGCCCTCTTGGTATAAATTACATCCAAACAAaatcttttttccctttagccAAAAAATTGAAGACATTCATTATTAAAATATTGAACCAATTCTTTATGAGGAAAAGCAGACTAATAAAACGTTATTGTCATTCTTATGTTGACATCACTTTCTAATTTGACATCACTCTTTTCTTCTCCGTGGTAAATACTGTGATCTCTGCTACTGACAGTAGTTACAGAGCTCAGAAAGCATCTATCAGTCTCTACAGAGTTTGGACACTTGGGATAATTAATAACCTCACACCCTTAAAGAAAAGGAGACTTTAACTcaacagtacaaaaaaagaaaattatactttgtttcaaaaGTCAGTGATGATGTTCAAACTTTGCATGATAACATTTGTATGCTTAAAGTCTAGAATGATAAAgttttataaaacaaaataataatcaaacTCTTTGAATACAATGGTTGTTGTTGACACATTTGGATAGCTTTTGAAGTACTAAAATTATCTAATTGAGGCTCACCTACTCTTGTGTTTTTACAGTATAAACTGCAGCTACCAAGACAAggggaataaaaaagaaaaactgtgggCCACTTGAACAATAATATCAGCTTTGTCCAGGACATTAAAAACATCAGCTTTAGTCTGTTAAATCCAGACATAAAGCCTCAGTTTGACTCAGTTACTGTGTCTTGAGACATGGAAAAGGCGCGTGTCTCAATAAATGCATTTACAGGAGCTACAAACCAAACCAACGAGGTGACATGAGAAGTATGAAGCTGCTTTGCTTTGTAGAGTTCACTGCTTGCATGTGGCTCAGGTATGAGGTGTTAATACTGGTTAGTTTAGGGATAAACATGGGATGACTGCTACCCATCCTTAAGACAAAAATTTCAAAGCAGGCTTTCCCCTGTTAGTGTTTGGTGTTTGTACACTAAGCCCGGATGTTGGACTACACTTCCTTTATCACGCACTGAAGGGTTAAATAAATTTCCATGAgtgaaaagcttctttttttccattataagagaaataaataaaatcaaacaaacaaaaagagaaaaaaaaactcacattTTTTAAACCGTTTCGGTCAGAAACtcaaaatgttgttccaggatccaAAGCTACATTACTCTGTTCCAGGGAAACACCTACTCAGAAGAGACTGACAGGAGCTGAAGGTTCATAGAGGTTGATTTTTTGTTAATATGTTAAAGGGGCTGGTTGTTGTGTGTCATTCCAAGTCCTGACTGAAACCTCTTTAGTCCATCCCAGTCCAGCCTCAAGTGTACTGGTACTCCTCTGTGTACGCCGTGTCCTCTGGAGCATACTGGTTATTTCCGCCTACGTAGTTGTCGCCTCTGCCAAACTGCTCCTCCTCGGGCGGGTACTGGCCATCGGGGGCAGCATACTGGTTGTCGCTGCTGTACGATTGATCTGCCGGGTGTTTGTTCTCTGTGATCTTCAGGCTCGATTTCTTCACTctttgaaataaaagaaaattatttttaggacatttctctttttccagAGGATGTGTTGTCTACATGTTTTAGCTGTGCACCGTCAACTTGGGTCTCAAAAATGCACTTGTTCATGTGGGTGTTGGTGCTTTAGCTTAGTCCCTGCCACAGAGAAGACAGGATCCACAATATGTAAAGAACTTCTTTGTGGTCAAGTAAAGAATGGAGACTGTCCACTGTCTTCCATCTGTGGTTTGAtggttttgtatttatttttatttttcagtttactTTTAATTTCTATGCCGGCTTTACTCTTTTCAGTTTTGTTACTATTGTTTCAAAGGGTCAGATAGCCAGCCTCAACAGCTGGATCAGGCCGCTATGGCATCCACCCTCGACTGCCGCCTGACACACACTGCACCCTACCCCTACCCCCTGTGGGTGGTGGGGCTTCAAAAGGACAGGCCAGGCCACCAGATGCTGCTCCCTCCCCTGGCTGAAGAGGGTAAAtttgaaaggagccagctgagatGGATTGGGCATCTAACaaagatgcctcctgggtgaggctCTGGGGTAGACCaaggaggaggtggctggggagaggaagGTCTGGGCTCTTTTGCTTAGGCTTCGGACCCCACAAACcagataagaagaagaaaatgaatggatgctATTCTtaggcaagaggcagggtacaccctgaaaGGGTGTCAGTCTATTTCAGGGTTAACACAGAGACATATCAGATCTGGTAAGTTCGAACCAGAAacattcttgctgtgaggctgCAGCGCCAAAGTTAGTTTTCAATATTAATGTTAGTCTCACAGGTGCCCTGATTCTATATCTGAAATTCCAACGCAAAATACCACAATATATATCGTTTTGTATAATATGTTTCTATACGCCTGGTTTGGGGCTCAGTTTCAGTGTCTGTAACTTTAACTCAAACTGGAACAGCTGCTTGCCTTCAGGTCTGTGTGTAACCCTGAGATGCAGCCAACGGGAGCTACTCAGCTCTTTTAGTATATACTGCCACACTTAACTGCTATGGCTCCAGCTCCATAGCGTGTTAACTTTCTCTCTGAGCAATAACTTTAATTTTACATACAGCCCAGTTCTcagcagtcttttttttaacaaatgtgAGTGTAGGGTTTGtctgatgtcacagcagaaCAAAGTGGACTAGTTAGTGTTATGGCTCCCTGTAGTTTGTGGActgtggtaaaaaaaacaaaaaaaacaatcaatcaGCATTTCATTGTCATCTTGTTTTCTGACAACAGgaacagaaaaatgtgtatatatGATAAAAGATTTATTGTGAATTCGGCTATATCAAAATGCAGAATGAGTGAGAGTAGAGAGTAGGAGAGAAGCAAACGTGTACACAGCCAACAGAAAAGTAGCTACACATCTATGTTATGTTCTGTTTGCTCGTTTGAGGACTCTGTGGACTCTTTGTGGTAACAACATGGTGCCAAAAAGTCCtgttttcaaaacaaaacaaaccccaaTGTTGTACTTACTGATTCTTATGCTTGGCTCCGCTGATATGTGACTGGTActgctccacagagttcagttCAATGTTGCAGATGGTGCATGGATAGCCATTTAGTGTGGAAGCTGTAGATCAATGAAAAGTAGGGAATAATTTCAAATTGAATGTGTTCTTATTGCATATTGAAAGtttagttgttgttttaaaaaaaaaaaaaacagaactgcACAAACTCATGCTTCTGCAGTCAGACCTGGTGCTGTGGATGGCCCGTACGTCTCCATCAGTTTAAGCTTTGTCATCTGTTTTCTATGCTTCTTGCCTACATAGTGCTGCTGGGCCATGAGCGGATTGTTGAAGGAGGCCTGACATATGGAGCAGAAACGGTCTGGATTgttgttgtttcctgtcactggAGTGCCGCTTGAATCATCTGCAGGTTTCTTCTTTAGTTGAGGAGTTGGCGTTATTTGGGAGTTTACTGCAGAAGAAGACATAGAATTAAAAAAGACTTCATAAAAGGGTAACATAAAGGATACACGCaggaaataaaaccaaaagCTAAATACCTAGAGCTTGAGGTCCAACTGCTTTCAACCTCAGGTTCTTGGCGTGAACTTTGCCCTGATAGTGAGACTCAGCCACTACTGGAGCAGAGAAGGTCATGTTACATacatgacacaccttaaacCGGTCTGTGTCTCCATTGTTACAGTCCTGCACAGGAACATAAATCAATCAAATTTTACTGCAAAAAAAGCTTCAACCTTCAGTAGATTGTCAGCAAGTTTAATTTCCACAACTTgtatgacttaataattgaacTCTGAATAAAAGATCCACCTATCTACCCATCAACCCTTATACAGATTCAGGTTGTAGGGGCAGCAATTTAGGTAGTGTAACCCCCCCCCAGTTCATGAGGACATCCTAGTCTAGTCCTAGTTTAGGTATCCTGATGGTGAATGAAGCAATCGTGAAATAATTCTCAGTCTGTTCCACAACTGCTGGGGAGCATTTCAGGATAAACTATTTAGACTGTGTTAAATTCATCTGAATAATTTCATCACGATTTTTGAAAACCTGACAGCCCCGGCTTGCTGATGTGAGCAGGTTTTATATAAACTGAAGAGCAGGCAGATATGACTGGAACATTCACTGATGGTCTTAAAATACACAAACCTCCTGCTGAAAAAGTGCAAGACACACTGGGAGAGCCAACTGCTCAAGATCAAAGATATCTCTAAAAGTACTTTGTTTCAGATTTATAGTTGGCGA is a window encoding:
- the znf346 gene encoding zinc finger protein 346 codes for the protein MAVAMQTDDFPYLPSGPAEINKMIKEHGDLFSDSQCKVCSAVLISESQKLTHYQSKKHANKVRRYLSIQNEKEPALKKLKPLTSDSDCNNGDTDRFKVCHVCNMTFSAPVVAESHYQGKVHAKNLRLKAVGPQALVNSQITPTPQLKKKPADDSSGTPVTGNNNNPDRFCSICQASFNNPLMAQQHYVGKKHRKQMTKLKLMETYGPSTAPASTLNGYPCTICNIELNSVEQYQSHISGAKHKNQVKKSSLKITENKHPADQSYSSDNQYAAPDGQYPPEEEQFGRGDNYVGGNNQYAPEDTAYTEEYQYT